The Corynebacterium minutissimum genome includes the window GATCGCTTCCATCATGCAGGAACCTCTCTTTGCTTATGCCAGCGCCGATGCTGAGGAAACCGTCCGATGGTTCCTACCGTTGGATATGCTGGCGCTTCCCATTGTGGATGATTCGCACCGTCTGGTGGGTCTGCTGACCTTCGATGACGCCACTGACATCGTCGAGGAAGCCGACAGCGAGGACTCAGCACGTGCTGGTGGTACGGAAGCGCTGCAGCAGCCCTACTTGTCCACTCCCCTTCTCAAGCTCGTGCGTTCCCGCATTGTCTGGCTGCTTGTTTTGGCAGTGTCCGCACTGCTCACGGTCCAAGTACTCGATTCCTTTGAGGACACGCTCTCTAAGGCAGTTGTCCTGTCCTTGTTTATCCCGCTGCTGACCGGAACCGGTGGAAACACTGGCAATCAAGCAGCGACCACGGTCACCCGTGCCTTAGCCCTCGGTGATGTTCGCACGCGGGACATTCTTTCTGTGCTGTGGAGTGAGCTACGCGTCGGAATGCTTTTGGGTGCGGTGCTTGGGCTGGCGGGGCTCGGTCTTGCCACGGTGGTGTACGGCGCTGATATCGGCATTGTTATCGGATCAACGCTGTTTTTAATTTGCTCCATCTCTGCGACTGTTAGTGGGCTCATGCCCATCGTGGCCAAGACTATTGGGGCCGATCCGGCGGTATTTTCCAATCCGTTTATTTCGACCTTCTGCGACGCCACGGGCCTGATTATCTATTTCCTCATCGCTAAGACCGTATTGGGAATCTAAGCCTGCCTTATGCTTGGTCGTGATGTCTACTGCGCCATGACGACTTAGCCGAATGTCGCCCTGCTAATAGCACCATCAAAGTAGACGAGATCCTGCTCAGGGTAGTTCCACACTGCTTGGAACGTGCGCGGCAAACGAATGCCGTGGGCATCGGGTAGGTAGTCGGCACACCTCGCTGTCCAATCCACTTGGGTCATCGTGCCGTCTTCACCAGCGACTGCCCTATCGTGCGTCCTAAACTCCACCATTTCATAGGCTTCGTTGAAGGTGAACACGCCACTTACCGTGATGCCCTCGTAAGTAAAGGTCGCTTCGACTTCGCGTTCAGAAAGCTCGG containing:
- the mgtE gene encoding magnesium transporter, yielding MADTTEKASDVVEAWLKQEDAIDPKKAPKLQKLLDEVPRQELIAIVERQNALRAALALRLLPREKSIAVFDALDAKHQADIIDELGNADVYEFFDKLEPEDRVALLDELPAEIADRLLRSLTQTQRDVTGVILGYPKRSVGRRMSPEVPDIHPDMSVDEALDTLRAQSDELETIYTVPVTRPDRRLVGVVSLREIFTAESGVQIASIMQEPLFAYASADAEETVRWFLPLDMLALPIVDDSHRLVGLLTFDDATDIVEEADSEDSARAGGTEALQQPYLSTPLLKLVRSRIVWLLVLAVSALLTVQVLDSFEDTLSKAVVLSLFIPLLTGTGGNTGNQAATTVTRALALGDVRTRDILSVLWSELRVGMLLGAVLGLAGLGLATVVYGADIGIVIGSTLFLICSISATVSGLMPIVAKTIGADPAVFSNPFISTFCDATGLIIYFLIAKTVLGI